A single region of the Bacillus cereus genome encodes:
- a CDS encoding cell wall hydrolase, whose amino-acid sequence MPLIPYNESDVDLLARLIRAEAEGEGRQGEQLVGCVVVNRVFCDCLDFKELRSVRDAVYQSPGGFEAVQYGYFYQRARESEKEIARKVLQGEWRWPARWALWYFRPVGACPPEWYNQPFAGQFKSHCFYEPSGDECPKMYSR is encoded by the coding sequence ATGCCCCTTATTCCATACAACGAAAGTGACGTTGATTTACTAGCACGTTTAATCCGTGCTGAAGCTGAGGGCGAAGGACGACAAGGTGAACAACTTGTTGGCTGCGTTGTCGTAAATCGTGTGTTTTGTGATTGTTTAGATTTTAAAGAGCTTCGATCTGTGCGTGATGCAGTATATCAAAGCCCTGGCGGATTCGAAGCAGTTCAATACGGTTACTTTTATCAACGTGCCCGTGAATCAGAAAAAGAAATCGCAAGAAAAGTTTTACAAGGTGAATGGCGCTGGCCAGCACGATGGGCTCTTTGGTATTTTCGTCCAGTTGGAGCTTGTCCACCCGAATGGTATAATCAGCCGTTTGCAGGGCAATTTAAAAGCCATTGCTTTTACGAACCAAGTGGTGATGAATGTCCAAAAATGTATTCAAGATAG